The genome window GACATTCTTATGGTAAAAGATTTCAAAGAAGGAAGATAGCTCTTTCTCAATTACCTGTTTTTATGTCTTACTCTCCAGAGTTAAATCATATATGTTGTTTGTCAGTTTGGGTTATTTTGTGGCAAATTTTGAATGTGGGAGATGTGTGTTTCCCCCCCTCAATTCTTATGAATCTGGTCCTTTTTGTAGCTGGTTCCAAGGCTGCATCTCTCCACTGGACCAGTGAGAGGGTTGTAAGTGTTTTGCTCCTGGGCCTGCTTCCAGCTGCTTATTTGAATCCTTCCTCCGCGATGGACTACTCCCTGGCTGCAGCCCTCACTCTCCATAGTCACTGGCAAGTACAGTGGTTCCTTCAGTATTACTTACTTTGTTTGCTGTAAGCTTGTCTCATGTATTACATATGAGGGAGAAGTTCATTAAGATACATAAGGCCtgcaggaaattttaaaatatatataaaatatttatatgcccAATTTATATATCCATCTGCCTATTTGATGTCTTTATTTCCATATCTGATACCATTTTGAATACAAGTGTAACATGTTATAAACCTGAGTTCCTGATCTCCCCAAATCTGTTCCTCCTGCACTCTTGAACCCACCTGAATTAATGGTATATTCGTTCTTCTACCTGTTCAAGCCTCAAACCTGGTCATTATGCTTGCCTCCAGTAGTACTCTCCTAACGGATCCCCTTTGTGTCTGTTCCCAACACAGCAGCCTCAGTGGTCCTGTTAAAATGTTAAGTTAGAACAAGACATTCCCCTTTTAAAACCCTTCGTTTCCTCATCTTAACTCAAACTGAAAGTCAGGATTCTTACAGTGGTCTATAGATGCTACGTGATCTGGCTTCCTGTTACTTCCCTCATCTCCAACTATTCTATTCCTCGTTTGCACTGCCTTCCTTGATATTCCTGGAAATGCCAGAACCCTCCAGGCCTCAGGGCTTTACTCCTATTCCTTCTGCTTGAAACTCTTTCTTTCTAGTTATATAATTGGCTTCTTCCCTCATCTCCTTCAGAAGTTAAATGTTACCTTCTCAACAAGCCTTTCCTAACCACtcattcaaaatattcaaaattgcAGTGTCCTTCCTGACATtccttatctctctctcctgttttatttttctcagtagcACTTACTACCTTCTAGGGTACTACAtcatctgtttattattttgtgtattgTTTGTTGTCCACCCCACCCTCCCGAATGAAAGCACAGGTACGGAAAATCACAAGAATCAGTCTGTGGTTTAATGAATCATTATAAGGGTAATACCACTCAAGTCAAAAAAATGGAACTTTGCCACCTATTTCAGAAGCTTCTTCCTTGTGGTCCATCTCAGATATAACTGCTCCACCTTCCACCCTCCCATCCACTACCTCCCCACAGTCAGGAACCATTATCCTGACTTATAATAATTACTTCCTTGTATTTTGTCATAGTTTTATCACCTAAGTTTAGTCTTGCCCCTTTACTATGATACAtgcgtttttttttgtttgtttgtttgtttttactgtttttgtttgctgTTGTATCTCTAGTGCCTAGAACAATAGCAGtcagtaaatacttgctgaatgagtgaatactcagcttctatttattttatttggtataATTCTTAAGACTGTAAGTTAATGAATCTTCTAAAAGGAGTGGAAATGACAGGTTGTGTTCCTTGAGTTGTTTCTTTTATGTCGTTTTGCAAGAACAATATGATGTCATTGGGAAGAGGTGGGAGGCGCTTTTGGATTGTTAAAAGTAGAAGGATTTGGGGGAGTATCTTAAACAAACCATTCATTTTTCAGATATGGAAATTAAACCccagggaggttaagtgacttgtcagAACCATTTTCTACCTAATGttatctcttttttttggcagctggctggtataggtatcaaaccctggaccttggtattatccgCACCACattataaccaactgagctacccagccagccccctcTAGCTAATGTTAAAAAGGGTTTTACTTACCTAGTTTCTAGAGTTGATTAGGAGAATTAGTCTTTGTACCGGATAGACCTTTCAAAATAAAGGATTCCAGGTGCATGTGAAATATTAGACCACAAGTACAGTAATATTTCTCTAAGTGTGTTTCTTGGAAGGTGATGTatctaaattaatgaaaaatcagAGTAagaataattctaaagaaacacatttttattagTTGACTTCttgattctcttttctcctccactttgctaattctgtttcttttcacagaaaaaaaacttACTTGGAAAAGTTGTCTATAATTATAATTACTCTAGTTCCTCAGTATCCAATCTCTTTTAACCTGTTTTCATTGGACTTCTCTCCGGTTTAACTTAAATCATTCTTACCACGGTCATCAAAGACCTTCATCTTTCTGAATCCAGTTGTCAATTCTCTGTCCTACATTTGAGCTTTCATCAGCATTCAACTCAATtgaccattttctcttttttttttttttttttttttgtcgttttttcgtgaccggcactcagccagtgagtgcaccggtcagtcctatataggatccgaacccgcggcgggagcgtcgccgcgctgccagcgcagcactctaccaagtgcgccacgggctcggcccgaccattttctcttttaaattacttttctttggCTTTTGAGATGCCATAATATCTCCTCCAGCAGGTCCTTCTCTTGTCTAACCTCTGAATGATAAGGTTCTCAGGACTCAGTCTGAGCATTCTTAATTTCTGTGTTTATACACTTTCCCTAGGCGAGCTTAGATCTGACTTCTTTTCCCGATTTGCATGCTTGTATATCCAGTTGTCTAATTGACATACCACTTGGATGTGTTATGGTCAACCCAAATTTAACATTTCTCAGATCACTCTTTTCTCCCCAAATCTCTCTTGATTTCCCCTAAAACttcctcctcagttaaattttgTTGCTCAAGCTAAAAATCCTAGGAGTCATTCTAGGTAGTTCTTTTTGTCTTACTCCACATCTAATCCATCAGTTCTTTCTGTTAGTTCTCTGTTCAAAACATGGCTTGAGTTCTTACTTCACACCATCTTTCCTGTCACCAGCCTAGGTTAAGTCAACAGTCTTGCCTAGGCTACTTCTGGTGCCTTTTAACTAGTTTTCTATCTGTTTTTGCCCCCTTCCCCTGCCTGCAGTGTCGATTCCCTACACTACAGCTAGAGagatcttttaaaaagtgaaattacaTTCTccatagaagatatacaaaaggacATGAGAAATTGCTCAGCATCATTTGTCATtagagaaaggcaaatcaaaaccataatgagataccactttacacccactagAATAACTATAATAAGAGACAGACAATAACCCGTGTTGCCAAGGATAAAGaagttggaaccctcatacatttctgctgggaatgtaaaacatTGCAGCCACttggaaaaacagtttggcagttccaacaaaaaattaaacatggagtTACCGTATGACTCCCAATTTTACTTTTAGGTATATActgaagagaactgaaaacatgtgTCCACATAAAAATTTGCACAGGAATGATCATGGTaccattatttataatagtcagaaagtggaaacaatttaaatgtctatcaactgatgaatatctaaataaaatatgacttattcatacaatggaatattatttggccatacaaggaatgaagtactaatacatgctataATATGAGTGaatattgaaaacattttgctaagtgaaagaagcttgGTACAAAggacacatattgtatgatctcatttatataaaatgtccagaaaaggcaaatctgtggagacagaaagcaaattagtTTTTGAGTAATGAACTAATGAGTAGAGAGTTTCTTTTTGGGCTGATGAAAGTGTTGTGGAATTAAATAGTGATGATGGTTACACAGCTCTGTGAACCACTGGATTGTACACTTAAAAGGATaagttttatggtatgtgaattatgtctcaataaaactgctataaaaaatagtaaaattaggTCATTCCTTACTTAGTGTATTACCGGCTTAAAAGGTATCAATGGTTTCCTATCATATTTCAAATGAAATTCAGACTCCTTATTGTGACCTTCAAGGCCCTATGTAGTCTGCCCCTTCCTTCCAATGATATCTTCTTCACTCatgtgctccagccacaccaaCCTCCTTACCATTTTTCAGAGATGCCAGGGTCATTGTCACTTTTATTTAGAATGTTTTCTCATTCAGGTCATTCTTTCTAAATGTTTCTTTATagcatatttatatgtaaaatatatatttttactttttctttctccttctctagaATGTTTGCCCATAAGGGCAGGGATGCTATCTTATTTACTGTAGTCTCaacatttattacagttttggcACATAATACTGTATCTGCttagtaaattatttttgaattaatgaGAACTTTGTAGAAGGggctggcctatggctcacttgggagagtgtggtgctgataacaccaaggccacgggttcggatccctatatagggatggccggttacctcacttgggagagtgtggtgctgataaaaccaagtcaaggattatgatccccttactggtcatctttttggaggaaaaaaaaaaaacctttgtagAGCTTTTGTTTTAGTTAACAACAATAAGATTTTGTAAATAGAATAGAAATTAGTTACTGTCTCAGATATAAATGACTGGAAAATTGAATCAGAAGAGTAGGAAGATGTCTTTATTACACTATTAGGAAACTCTTGGTTCCTTCattttggcttatgattcttaTTACCAGAATTGCTTTGGTTTAGCATCTCaaaaaaagtatagaaataaTTTCACCTACAAAAATGGCTACCTAGAATCCTCTAAACAAGCTAACAATTATTGGAATGGCAGATAGAACCATTGCATTTCAAACCTGACTGTTTTCTTGCAGCCAAGTTATCTGTATAGACTTCTCACTTCACTTGTGATTTTTCATTTgtgctatgttttttttttttttctttaggggCCTTGGACAAGTTGTTACTGACTATGTTCATGGAGATGCTTCACAGAAAGCTGCTAAGGCAGGCCTTTTGGCACTCTCAGCTCTAACCTTTGCTGGGCTTTGTTATTTCAACTATCATGATGTGGGCATCTGTAAAGCTGTTGCCATGCTGTGGAAGCTCTGACCTTTTTGACTTAATACTTTAAGAATTGATTGTATGCCTCTTTGCCTCTGCTCTGTCATGCCATTCAACTCACAATAAGGAAATAGCAGATAAATCCGTTGGTGGACAAACCTCTTCTGATCACATGgttattttcagaatttaatcTTTGAGGAAAAGGTCTGAGAGGAATTATATCCAAGAAATTGTGAGACTGAGTTCTGTATTCTGGCGAGTTATTGGGGTTGTCTCCCAGCTTTATTACTATGAATACATGTTCAAATTTATTCTATATTTGTCCTGGGAATAATGAGCAAAGGGAAAGACTTAATTCATGAGTAAAGACTTTGCAGAAAATTAGACTGTGTTTGATTTTTGAAAACTTCCCTTCTCTGTTCAGTTGATACCAGCTACTAATGGTTACAAGTCCTAGGGAAACTTTAACGTTAGGAAATGCTGTTATTGCACATTACGAATTTCTACATCCTAGGAAGAAAAACTTGGGAAACTTCTGTATATAGAGAGGTTCCATTGAGGGAAGAGGTCCCCTTTGTggatgtatcaaaatattacaaaTTCTAAAATGAGACTTAATTTGCAAATGCGTTTTACTTGTCCTAAAATAATCTGTCCATGaatgtaaaactataaataataaattgttattttcCCACTGGGAATCTCTAATGTGAAAATGTATTCTatgaaaagaaagtttttttaaaaattaaaatgttgtaTAATAAACAATGTATTCTACTCTTTTATGTATTAGCTGTCCCtagttttattcattaaaattaagtgtCTATTGCATCCACAGCACTAAAACAGAACTGAGTGTTTACATTTCCTTCTGGGGCTTAGCAGTTAGGTAAATCAGACACAATGTGCTGTGATACAAAAAAGATGTATGTGTAATAGGCATGTAGAATTATTAAGATTTAGTAGTAGGAATTAGAAGTATGTCCAGATTATGGTGTTCAGTGAATGCCAGCCTTTGGAGTTCAAATTATATTCTGTATGCCTTTAGTCTGTCTGGTCTGAGTTGAATGTAAGGCATGATTGTTTCTCCTAGCAATACAGAGTAACTGGGACTTAGCACATTTCACTCATTGAGGACCTTACTGGGCAAATGAGATAAACTTGGATGGTAGCTGGCTAGAACAGTAAGTCTGTTCATTCATGCTTATGGTTTTGTAGGAGATTGAGGTGTGCATTAAGGTTTAGGAAGAGATGATTAATTCTGTTTCAGAAGGGAGTGATGCCTGATTAGGAGTGGCTCACCTGGATGGTCGTGGTGGGAAAAGTCCACCTTGGCAGGGAGGAGTACTTCATTACTGACATTGTTTAGGATTGCTGGTGCAAGGAGTCACTGAAGACTTAATGACATggtcagatttttattttaaataggataTACTGGCAGCTTTGTATATAGATTCAAGGGAGGGAAGCATGGAAATGGATATTATTTCAGTGGCCCAGAAAAGAAACAGTGAATTCTGAAGGCACTAGTAGCCAGAATGAAGGAGAGAATAGATTTAGGAGGTATTTAGAACTTAGAATACATATGAGTTATACTGCAGTGTGAAAGATTGAGCAAGGAAGGAGTCTATGCTCAATTTTATGTTGTAAATAGGTGGATGAGAAGTGGtatcagaaaatatttgaaggaaaattAGATATGGCAGTTGGGGGAAGAGGGTAAATAACTACTAAAGTTTTGGATTTGTGAGATATCCAGAAGTAGAATTTGCAGACTTCTATTTCTGGCAATATGGCAgacagaattttagaaaatatttcagtatgaaGCCTGTAAGAATGTTAAACTACAAGAAGACCTTTCAAAACATTACTGAACTTGCAAAAGGAATCCTGTGAAGTCAGAACAAAATGAGCATGTATTTAGGGAAGTAAGAGCCCTGGGAGCATCTGCTAATTCCAAGTAGCCTAGAGTTCTAGTCTTGAGAAGGCAACATGGGCCAGGAGCAAAGCTTTGGGCTCAAATCAGGGAGAGTGGAGACTCCCTAAAACAGGGAACCACAAAGAGTTTTACCCTCAGAGAAAGAGTGAAttagaaaagttagaaaaaaaccagcccatggctcacttgggagagtgtggtgctgataacaccaaggccacgggttcagatccctatgtagggatggccggttagctctcatgggaaagcatggtgctgacaataccaagtcaagggttaagatccccttaccggtcatttaaaaaaaaaaaaatttttttttatgtgaaaaagcagagagcagagaaacTTGTCTATCTTTCCTTAGTTCTGGTTGGAGGAAACAAAGTCTGAAAATTTATGTCTACAGGCCGGTCCTCATGCCAGTTGGGAGCCAGAGTTCATACTACCTGCGTATCTCGAAAGACTATATGCTGCaaatttaacatttactgaggTTGGTAGGGCCTGGTAGAAGTAAACACAAATCCTACTGGAGGAAGTTTTTCCCAACACAAAGTTCCAATGAACATGAACTTCCAGCCAAAAAACCATGATACATGCAGGAACACCGTGAACAGAAAAGTCAGCGCAAATGACAAACAGAACCACACTCACAAAGAATTTAGACCCTGGAATTTTCAGACAGACTCAACGTAAAATGAAACTATGTCAGCAATCTAATCAGGGATCAGAAGGTCTTTGGAGAAAGTGGTCAACACCTTATGTAATCTTGATCCATAGAATCTTGGGTGGTAGATGTCTACTTAAGGAAGTTGTCATTTTTCTGGAGACCTTGTGAGTGTCAGGGTTAATTCTCAGTGAGGCTGGATGTCCAGGTTCTAGGATCCTAAGTACCTTTACACTACACTGGGAAGTATGTATCCATGCAATGGGCCTAGAGCTTAAGAACTATATTTGAGGTTAAAATACCCAAAATGGTCATTTCCATGTGGTTCTAAGGCTGACTTTATTGGTGTCTCTTCTAATAAATCTAGTCTCCCAGGTGTACATCATGCTGGTGATGGTGGGAGGCACAATTTATCCTTTCAGAAATATAGTTGGTATGTtcgtttttgaaaaaatattacaaGATCGCAACATACCAAGGATGGAATCTGTTAGAGGATGAGTCAAACCCAGCCTCATGGAGTCTTCCTATAATAGTTTAATATGAGAATGTatgaaaattttaacaaagtTCATCATTAGTCCTAGGCATAAAACTTTGAACTAAGGGAAAGCTTTAGCCTACCAGAAAAGTTATAAACTATTATTAAAAAGTACTTAAAGGGTCATGATTTGGTCAACTAAATTAAATCCATTTGTAAATGTTCAAATTGTCTTTAATGTGggcatttcttcatatattttttccggattatgataattaaaatgaaTAGTATTTTATCACCTGTTGAACCTCttaggtaaattttttttttttttttttttttttttttagagatgaccggtaaggggatcttaacccttgacttggtgttgtcagcaccacgctcagccagtgagcgaaccggccatccgtatatgggatccgaacccggggccttggtgttatcatcaccgcactctcccgagtgagccacgggccggccctcttaggtaaatttttaaaaattgatattttgtaAAGTTTGAGCCAATTTGTCCCTGTTATTtgggatattattattattattatttgcagcATGAATATTGGTTTAGAGGTAGTATAGGAGATAGCAAGCAGTATGAAACAGTCTTGACAGAACGAATGTCTTTCCCCTTATCTACCCACCTACCCCCAATGAAGGCAGAGTGCTATATTTTAGTTAGTCCTTCTCATCCAGAAATCAGATTGAACAACTGACTTTTTAATACTAGTGCTGGTAAAGCTAGAAAGTGCTCCTTGTATGTGGTAGCAGGCTTTAAAGTATTAACTTTAATATGGGCTTTATTCTTAATAACTAGAATTTTCTTTGAGTGTTAGATTATCTTTAACGACAttaatttcttttcactttttgattGAGGCGTCTGAGGAACTTAGGAAACCCCTTTGTTTGCCCAATATGCTGAAATCAGAAGCAATCCTGAAAGCTCATCCACAGAAGGTTTTGGATGTTAAGTCTTAATCCTTTAGCAAGATGACGTGCTCTTAATAGAGCTATCAGTTCAGCTGTCTGATCTGTTGgttacaaaatattccaaaatagaATATTTCAAAGTTACAGCATATTTTGCACAAAGTATACCTGGATTCTTTTTCAGTTATGAGTCATCATCAAATGGTAATATATCAAGGTTGTATAGGAGAACATCAGTCAAATGAAGATTGGCCATGCTTAGAGTTTAAACAGCTGTTGGACAATATTAAGATTCTTCTCTATCAGGAAGGGGAAGTAGGGTAGCTAGATTTAGATTggagtaacatttttttttattttaagatgactGCTAAGAGgctcttaacccttagcttggtgtcatcagcaccatgctcagccagtgagcaaaccggtcatccctatataggatctgaacccgtggccttggtgttatcagcaccgcactctcccgagtgagccacgggccggccctagattgAAGTAACATTTAATAGTTTAAAAGGAAGcagacaatgaaataataatacgGAAGACAAAGGCTTACATGAGTTCCTAGTTTTGAGGAAGCACCACTAAAACAACCTTGTCTTTCATGTACAGTGAGTAGGGTTTAGCATAGTTAGGAAAAGCCAAAGTTAGAGATTACTGCAAGAAAGGttattatttaagaaagaaaatgtctgtTGGACATCTGTATCCCATGGGCAGAACTTTGGGATATTAGGTCAGCCCATATAGTGTTTTAGTTAATCAAAATATGAAGATTACCAAACATACCTAATTATTTTTAGTGTCTCTccttttataagaaaagaaaacattatggCCATCTGGTACACTCCGAAGAAAGTTTACATGTAAAAGGCTTCTCAACAGTTCTGTTATTCTGAGGTTAGGTCTTAagtttaggaaattaaaaaaaaaaattgtcagagaAAATTGGCTATTAAATATAGGCTTAAGTCATAGATaccaaaatacaagaaaacatcTTGCTTTTAAGCGACAATACACACAAGAGGAAGCATTTTTTAGAAATGAGGATCTTTTGCTAAGACTGATTCAAGAGTGTGACAAAGGCACAGAAACTATATTTAAAGGTCAGCCAATAAAATTGTACTACTGTTGTACTGTACTACTGTGCTGTATTGTACCATACTACCGATTTTCTCTAAACATGATTTATAAGCTTTTATTTGGCTTCTAATcttaatatatgtgtatgtttaaatACGTATATgtttaaacatatacaaatacataaatagatgatatgtatatgtttaaacatatataaatacataaatagatgATAGATTTAAAGCTTTGTTCTCtagctttaaaatataattaacctTATCAGCATACTAGTTAAGCACACAtatcttactaattttttttacctTAGGGAACTCTAAAAATTCCCTTGATGAATAGACAAAACACAATCCTTTTTCAaatatacatattcttttttgCAATGACTATATCTACTATAgtctttttcaaaaagtttatttatattaattgtacatttttatggggtacagtttgttgtttcaatacatgcatatattgtgtaatgatctaaatagaatagttagcatatctatcacctaaacatttatcatttcacagAATAACTAATTGTCACCATAGaaaataaatcagtaagaaacacaaacaactctatagaaaaatgagcaagggaTATAGATAgaaaaatgccttttaaatatataaaaacagcaATATCTTTACTTAtaataattaaaaccacaattaaatACCCATATCACTTATGCAATTAGCAAAGATGAGAGAGCTTGATAATGTAGTTGGTGATGTTATCGCGAAGcaaacagaaaagcagaaaagatgaagaaacaaatcAGCTTGAGGATGAGCCTGtgagaaagagaaattagagTCATTTGACATCCTGCTTGGTTCCATTCAACGTGTGTGTAAATATTCACAGAGAAAAGAGAGTTCTTGTGCCTCAGGAGCTCGTAGTTTGGTGGAGGAGACAGGTAAGTCAAAGTCGGTGACAGACTTTAAAAGGCTATGCCATGAATATGTTCACAAGGCAGGTCCAGGAGGGAGGATAGGGAACAGGAGTCACAAAGCACTTATTTTCTCAACACAGCATTTTAAAGTTATAGTGTGTGTTGGGAAAATGTAAGGAAAATGGTGAGGGCCCCTTGGATGTTTGGAGTCTTGCTGAGCATGTGAGGTtggtatgtgtgtgcacacgggTGCTCCTTGTTATTATCTAGTGTGATTGTACATGTGCAtctggggggtttttttgttttttttttttggattacaGACTTGAGTGTAGAGGACTAACAGCGCAGATGCAGGAAGCTTCTAGAGGATGCTCTGGGGGAGCCATATTGGGTCAGCAGCTCCTAGCtctaaataaagcctattatttctccacccatggctccaaggaccttttcctattaccttgcttgtagacctgtgtgtgaagggtttgtgacccagtctggacaatgggcttgagggatctgtgagacctagccctagctctacagtgtGGGAAAGGATTGATTAAAAGCAAAGTTTATAGACGATCCCATTGAAAGACTTATAAAATCCTAATAGGGGTAGAAAAAGTGAAGAGAGGCTTTTGTGTGCATGTCATAACAAATTTTGCTGTAATGATTTgcgaaagaaagtgagccaagactccggtaccgatcaagctttattaaaggaaaagaatctgctgggctgcacccGAAGTGGAAGGCAgtctggggctgccctcaaaatggaggacagcaccacatgtgggggtgagagagcttatatagggcaccaagggctggctgataccatcaaggaggggcattatgctaacgcagaagctatgtgaccagggtggaaaactgtgtccttgcagaagaaaaagggtttctgttttgcagaagtcacgaggctactcctaaagggaaggggggagaggaagacaaggccagtggctattttgtgcttattgtatgcacaatggtgccagtcacatccaaaatccacCATTCCTGCCTTTTGAGtataaggagaagggaaaaggggcaaaagtctcattcttctgaagctacttcctgctggagatgggcaaagatatggaaaaaataaaagatttatgttggcaggtaaaacaattaggtggtggggtattgaTTTCATATGGGGAGGCTGTATTACTCTGGGgaagggttgctgattctgaggggctgatatcctccttgcaggaacaattcagtgacattttggttggtgaaagcctgtatacattcctgcaagaaactagagaaacaccgaaagagacagggaccaaaaagtaggatgaggcacagttaggggtcctagtaggggcataaggcagggtatccaagggttcagtgactggggccacccccaaggtgtgtttgtgttttgtaaccctttgcgCTGGTGatcaatgcttgcctttaaatggtttaagttgttttggtttaccccggactcatttatgtaataacagcattcctccccaagaagaggcaggtgctttccttctcggctgtaaggaagtaaagggcctgattgttctgtaaagtgactgtcacaagtgaggtgacctgtcgctggagggaggagatgttaTCTATACTtagtttttctgagagtttttgatagaattgagaggcagtggCAGGGCCCATTATgtcagttccagttgcaggaaggatccctgccccaatcaaaaaggtacaattagtgccctacaggagcaggggcacttcctgagggggggccaaagttagtcccagtcccatctccatctctccatctgtctggagggt of Cynocephalus volans isolate mCynVol1 chromosome 4, mCynVol1.pri, whole genome shotgun sequence contains these proteins:
- the SDHD gene encoding succinate dehydrogenase [ubiquinone] cytochrome b small subunit, mitochondrial isoform X1, which gives rise to MSTLWRLSVLCSAQGGRALFLRAPVVRPAHVSAFLQDGPTPGWWGAQHIHLSPSRHSGSKAASLHWTSERVVSVLLLGLLPAAYLNPSSAMDYSLAAALTLHSHWGLGQVVTDYVHGDASQKAAKAGLLALSALTFAGLCYFNYHDVGICKAVAMLWKL